The following proteins are encoded in a genomic region of Paenibacillus sp. FSL R7-0273:
- a CDS encoding FeoB small GTPase domain-containing protein, which translates to MSRFTVAFAGNPNTGKSTLFNLLTGLRQHTGNWAGKTVTTAEGEFTHNQHVYRAVDLPGTYSLYSNSADEEAARDYIIFEQPDVTLVVLDATSLERNLNLALQVLEITGRAVVCINLIDEAGKLGIDINLQAIAKQLGVPVVAISARNQIGIGALLDQLERVATGAFTGKPLKIAYSDEIERGIAELLPLVEQTVGSHYPARWIALRLLDGDSSLLASLKARLGAGTDPVLKEVARHGVPACH; encoded by the coding sequence ATGAGCCGATTCACAGTTGCTTTTGCCGGCAATCCCAACACAGGAAAGAGCACACTCTTCAACCTGCTCACCGGCCTGCGTCAGCATACTGGTAACTGGGCGGGCAAGACGGTTACTACCGCCGAAGGGGAATTTACCCATAATCAGCATGTCTACCGCGCGGTCGATCTTCCGGGCACTTATTCGCTGTACTCTAACTCCGCCGATGAGGAGGCTGCCCGGGACTATATTATTTTTGAGCAGCCGGATGTGACTCTGGTTGTGCTGGATGCGACGTCGCTGGAGCGCAATCTTAACCTTGCCCTTCAGGTACTGGAAATTACGGGGCGTGCGGTGGTGTGCATCAACCTGATTGACGAGGCCGGGAAGCTGGGAATTGATATTAACCTGCAAGCTATCGCCAAGCAGCTCGGTGTTCCGGTTGTAGCGATATCAGCGCGCAATCAGATTGGAATCGGGGCGCTGCTGGACCAGCTCGAGCGCGTGGCAACAGGTGCCTTCACCGGCAAGCCGCTGAAGATAGCTTACAGCGATGAAATCGAACGGGGCATTGCCGAGCTGCTGCCGCTGGTAGAGCAGACTGTAGGCTCTCATTATCCGGCACGCTGGATTGCCCTGCGCCTGCTGGACGGTGACAGCAGCCTGCTGGCCTCGCTCAAAGCCCGTTTAGGAGCCGGCACAGATCCTGTGCTTAAGGAGGTAGCCCGTCATGGAGTCCCCGCATGTCATTAA
- a CDS encoding STM4015 family protein, which yields MTEVKLAVGYDEYEDGQRMDTEIERLSASPEAAQLTSLIIGDWGQAYENSSDEVVEALVKHSGSFPSLRKLFIGDMSYEECEISWITQTDLSPLLPAYPELQSLTIQGGTDLGLSNLQHDKLEELIIITGGLGKKVLSQIAAGSLPNLRKLELYLGVDNYGFDGSLEDILPLIQPGKFPKLTYLGLKNSEIQDEIAAAVAEAEILDQLHTLDLSLGTLSDTGAEALLASSRIKGLQALNLSYHYMSDEMIARWRKSGLPVDVSDQQKSDDDEDWRYPSITE from the coding sequence ATGACGGAAGTAAAGCTCGCTGTCGGATACGACGAATATGAAGACGGCCAGAGAATGGATACGGAAATCGAGCGCCTTAGCGCCAGCCCTGAAGCTGCGCAGCTGACCAGTCTTATTATCGGGGATTGGGGACAGGCCTACGAGAACAGCTCAGACGAGGTTGTGGAGGCGCTTGTTAAGCATAGCGGAAGCTTTCCGTCCTTGCGCAAGCTTTTTATCGGGGACATGAGCTATGAGGAATGTGAAATTTCGTGGATTACCCAGACTGATCTCTCCCCCCTGCTTCCTGCTTACCCGGAGCTGCAATCACTCACCATTCAAGGCGGAACAGACCTGGGACTAAGCAATCTGCAGCATGACAAGCTGGAGGAGCTGATTATTATTACGGGCGGCCTCGGCAAAAAAGTGCTGTCACAAATTGCCGCCGGTTCTTTGCCGAATCTGCGGAAGCTGGAGCTGTACCTTGGTGTTGATAACTACGGCTTTGACGGCAGCCTGGAGGATATCCTGCCGCTGATTCAGCCTGGAAAATTTCCGAAGCTGACCTACCTGGGTCTGAAAAACAGTGAGATTCAGGATGAAATTGCAGCAGCGGTGGCTGAAGCAGAGATTCTGGACCAGCTCCATACGCTTGATTTATCACTTGGAACGCTCAGTGACACGGGTGCGGAAGCGCTGCTGGCCAGCAGCCGGATCAAGGGCCTGCAGGCCCTGAACCTGAGCTATCATTATATGTCGGATGAGATGATCGCCCGCTGGAGAAAAAGTGGCCTGCCTGTTGACGTCAGCGACCAGCAAAAGAGCGATGACGATGAAGACTGGCGTTATCCTTCCATCACCGAATGA
- a CDS encoding STM4014 family protein gives MMHSTLPLILLCSPGDKRTAGIRQARSRLGLPPALLVSYRELLEGASLSNLLERQLPGAWRAGLPERHMTESQPLLRLESPGGSFALEQALIALGAPDAGEQDDTLHPFRQLSDPYPLSVQAAGRLKELPGVLHHPSQWFRGYCRLLARIQREAARILPAARWQNHPGDIAAMTDKRRTQQLLAAAGVPVPRPLGGAQPPADYESLRGLMLSERMHRVFIKLACGSAASGVIAYQINPVTGAELAVTTIGVEEYITRPPVYYNSGKLRRYTDPAVLKGIINWLYSHGAYSEQWIPKAGSAGVSFDIRQLVVLGEAGHSVARVSKTPITNLHLRSRRMTPAEAGLTDEEQSEVRRTAVQALAAFPGSAIAGIDVLVSSGSSRRTYVADVNPFGDLLYDVEYEGLSTYDWEMKKLLEHRIISS, from the coding sequence ATGATGCACAGTACGCTGCCGCTGATCCTGCTGTGCAGCCCCGGCGACAAGCGTACAGCTGGCATCCGGCAGGCGCGGAGCCGGCTCGGGCTGCCCCCGGCCCTGCTTGTCTCTTACCGGGAGCTGCTGGAGGGCGCCTCGCTCAGTAATCTGCTGGAGCGTCAGCTGCCGGGAGCTTGGCGGGCCGGCCTGCCGGAGCGGCACATGACGGAGAGCCAGCCGCTGCTGCGGCTGGAATCGCCCGGCGGCAGCTTCGCGCTTGAGCAGGCGCTCATTGCCCTCGGCGCGCCGGATGCCGGGGAGCAGGACGACACGCTGCATCCCTTCAGGCAGCTGAGCGATCCCTATCCGCTCAGCGTTCAGGCTGCCGGCCGGCTGAAGGAGCTGCCCGGCGTGCTGCATCATCCGTCCCAGTGGTTCCGCGGCTACTGCCGGCTGCTGGCCCGGATTCAGCGCGAAGCAGCCAGGATTCTGCCGGCTGCCCGCTGGCAGAATCATCCCGGCGATATAGCCGCGATGACCGACAAGCGCCGGACGCAGCAGCTGCTTGCCGCTGCCGGCGTTCCGGTTCCGCGTCCGCTGGGCGGCGCACAGCCCCCGGCAGACTATGAATCCCTCCGGGGGCTGATGCTGTCAGAGCGGATGCACCGGGTTTTTATCAAGCTGGCCTGCGGCTCTGCCGCCTCCGGCGTCATCGCCTACCAGATCAACCCTGTTACCGGAGCAGAGCTGGCCGTGACTACGATCGGGGTCGAGGAGTACATCACCCGGCCTCCTGTGTACTACAATTCCGGTAAGCTGCGGCGTTACACGGACCCGGCAGTGCTGAAGGGCATCATCAACTGGCTCTACAGCCACGGCGCTTATAGTGAGCAGTGGATTCCCAAGGCCGGATCAGCGGGAGTCTCGTTTGATATCCGCCAGCTTGTTGTCCTGGGAGAGGCCGGCCACTCTGTCGCCCGGGTTAGTAAGACACCGATAACCAATCTGCATTTGCGCAGCAGGCGGATGACTCCTGCGGAAGCCGGACTGACGGACGAAGAGCAGAGTGAGGTACGGCGTACAGCCGTACAGGCACTTGCTGCTTTTCCCGGGTCGGCAATCGCCGGGATTGATGTTCTTGTATCCTCGGGAAGCAGCCGCCGTACCTATGTAGCTGACGTGAATCCTTTTGGCGACCTGCTGTACGATGTTGAATATGAAGGCCTCAGCACCTACGACTGGGAAATGAAAAAGCTGTTGGAACACCGGATTATATCCTCTTAG
- the cysC gene encoding adenylyl-sulfate kinase codes for MRPDGESVGIAQVDAETVADDRTGAVCDQAAAQANDESGAAHDNAAHRVDDYDESAVASNWLDVETIVTTGDSVSQADAGAGVTTDGSVSQADAGAGVTKGGSVSRADVGAGATCNGNTTGAAGQGMTIWLTGLSGAGKSTIASLLTDRLTKLGIAAEWLDGDQLRRALGKGLGFSREDRFENIRRTVYLAEMLNRHGVVTVVSLISPYTEMRNYARQTLPRFAEVYVDCPLEVCESRDVKGLYAKARRGEIPAFTGISDPYEAPPSPELTLNTAGQTPEESTNTLLAWLTEHTSLQLNK; via the coding sequence ATGAGACCAGATGGTGAAAGTGTCGGAATAGCTCAGGTCGATGCTGAGACTGTAGCAGATGATAGGACTGGGGCGGTTTGCGATCAGGCAGCAGCTCAAGCAAATGATGAGTCAGGAGCGGCTCACGATAATGCTGCACACCGGGTTGATGACTATGACGAGAGTGCTGTCGCGTCCAACTGGCTGGATGTTGAGACTATTGTGACTACAGGTGATTCAGTAAGCCAGGCGGATGCTGGGGCTGGAGTGACAACAGATGGTTCGGTAAGCCAGGCGGATGCTGGGGCTGGAGTGACTAAAGGTGGTTCGGTAAGCCGGGCGGATGTTGGGGCTGGCGCTACTTGTAACGGGAACACAACTGGCGCCGCTGGTCAAGGCATGACAATCTGGCTGACCGGTCTGTCCGGTGCAGGCAAATCGACCATCGCCTCGCTGCTAACGGACCGGCTGACCAAATTAGGCATTGCCGCTGAATGGCTGGATGGAGACCAACTGAGACGCGCGCTCGGCAAAGGTCTCGGCTTCAGCCGGGAGGACCGGTTTGAGAATATCCGCCGGACGGTGTACCTTGCTGAGATGCTTAACCGCCACGGTGTGGTTACTGTAGTTTCACTCATTAGCCCATACACGGAGATGCGTAACTATGCCCGTCAGACTCTTCCGCGTTTCGCTGAAGTCTATGTAGACTGTCCATTAGAGGTCTGCGAATCCCGGGACGTCAAAGGACTGTATGCCAAAGCCCGCCGTGGTGAAATTCCCGCTTTCACCGGCATCTCCGATCCATACGAAGCACCGCCCAGCCCCGAGCTGACGCTCAACACTGCCGGGCAGACGCCGGAGGAAAGTACAAACACACTATTAGCCTGGCTGACAGAACACACTTCACTGCAGCTAAACAAATAA
- a CDS encoding helix-turn-helix transcriptional regulator, protein MSKADYMLSILWMLQQRKRTAAELAGTLELSVRSVYRYIDALCASGVPVIADAGPGGGFRLPEHFSAVPLFFDDGERRALVQASAFAEGSGYPYIEALGSAIAKLKRYSSDEQLLQLQRHESGMEMLHAPPAPLSHLLEELEACTAGGLTVQLEYRKSSGQAASLRNVEPYGLVLWKSRWYLAGFCHQRREIRSFRVDRIVQLERTGGVFSRPAGFSARQFLLDSLLPGQDQQAALIRVVIASGEEVLNDLCSHWLFGHSLEQRVPGEASFLLDETMLYRYAPYFLLPYGRSLAILEPAALKQKLAVAAADIAAYYAES, encoded by the coding sequence ATGTCCAAAGCCGATTACATGCTGTCCATCCTGTGGATGCTGCAGCAGCGCAAAAGAACCGCGGCCGAGCTGGCGGGGACGCTCGAGCTCAGCGTGCGCTCCGTCTACCGCTATATCGATGCCCTCTGCGCCAGCGGCGTGCCGGTCATCGCCGATGCCGGTCCCGGCGGCGGCTTCCGGCTGCCGGAGCATTTCAGCGCAGTGCCGCTCTTCTTCGATGACGGCGAACGGCGCGCGCTGGTGCAGGCCTCCGCCTTCGCCGAGGGCAGCGGCTACCCGTACATCGAAGCCCTGGGCAGCGCGATTGCCAAGCTCAAGCGCTACAGCAGTGACGAGCAGCTGCTGCAGCTGCAGCGCCATGAGTCCGGCATGGAGATGCTGCACGCTCCTCCGGCCCCTCTGTCCCATCTGCTGGAGGAGCTGGAAGCCTGCACTGCCGGAGGGCTGACTGTGCAGCTGGAGTACCGCAAGAGCAGCGGGCAGGCCGCTTCCTTGCGTAATGTTGAACCCTACGGGCTGGTGCTCTGGAAGAGCCGGTGGTACCTGGCCGGCTTCTGCCACCAGCGCCGGGAAATCCGCAGCTTCCGGGTGGACCGGATTGTGCAGCTTGAGCGGACCGGCGGCGTCTTCAGCCGTCCGGCCGGCTTCTCTGCACGGCAGTTCCTGCTGGACAGCCTTCTGCCCGGCCAGGATCAGCAGGCGGCGCTTATCCGGGTCGTAATCGCCTCCGGCGAAGAGGTACTGAATGATCTGTGCAGCCACTGGCTGTTCGGACATTCCCTCGAGCAGCGTGTCCCGGGAGAGGCATCGTTTCTGCTGGATGAAACGATGCTGTACCGCTATGCGCCTTACTTCCTGCTGCCCTACGGCCGTTCGCTGGCCATCCTTGAGCCTGCTGCATTGAAGCAGAAGCTTGCAGTTGCTGCGGCCGATATCGCCGCTTATTATGCGGAATCATAG
- a CDS encoding SRPBCC domain-containing protein, translating into MKELKYEFYIGAAPAAVWDCLVSPDKVAQIYYGSTIRSSFTEGERLEYAGPGADGDDTVHVYGTVLEYRPQEALRFTHHAGPSYVKEGEDYESVISWLLSPAGGCTKLTLIHGGWHPDDPSYGPSDSAWWHILSNTKTLAETGRTLDFGG; encoded by the coding sequence ATGAAGGAACTAAAGTATGAATTCTATATCGGCGCGGCACCCGCGGCAGTCTGGGATTGTCTCGTTTCGCCTGACAAAGTGGCGCAGATCTATTACGGCAGCACCATCCGCTCCAGCTTCACGGAAGGGGAACGCCTTGAATATGCCGGACCCGGTGCCGACGGAGATGACACGGTGCATGTGTACGGCACTGTGCTTGAGTACAGACCGCAGGAGGCGCTACGCTTTACGCATCACGCCGGTCCTTCCTATGTAAAGGAGGGGGAAGATTATGAATCTGTTATCTCCTGGCTGCTTTCACCTGCCGGCGGCTGCACGAAGCTGACGCTGATTCACGGCGGCTGGCATCCGGACGATCCCTCCTACGGGCCAAGCGACAGCGCTTGGTGGCATATTCTCAGCAACACCAAAACGCTGGCGGAGACCGGCAGAACGCTCGACTTCGGCGGCTGA
- a CDS encoding FeoA family protein: protein MAGAAIPLSEASNGSLLRISGIEVQGVLRRRLLDLGFVVGNAVEVLRRSPLGDPIAFRVSNTTIALRREESSLIYGEPIRGDGI, encoded by the coding sequence ATGGCTGGAGCCGCTATTCCATTGTCTGAAGCCTCGAACGGCAGCCTGCTGCGTATCAGCGGCATTGAAGTTCAGGGCGTGCTGCGCAGAAGGCTGCTTGATCTCGGTTTTGTGGTCGGCAATGCCGTGGAGGTGCTGCGGCGCAGCCCGCTGGGAGATCCTATCGCTTTTCGGGTAAGCAACACGACGATTGCCCTGCGGAGGGAAGAAAGCTCGCTGATCTACGGTGAGCCTATTAGAGGTGACGGGATATGA
- a CDS encoding STM4011 family radical SAM protein, with protein MNAVLYYRGSLTSCNYDCPYCPFGKTRDSAATLAKDREGVEAFVRWAAEQGAAGHRLSVFFNPYGEGLIHRWYKDALITLSRLPHVDKVAIQTNLSANLAFLPELNPATAAFWATYHPGQVSEDTFLAQCTAVHQQGIPLSVGSVGIRSAFPAIASLRAALPRDIYLWVNAYKDKPDYYTPEDLAFLGSIDPHFSINAADYDSLGKSCNAGKNVFYIQGAGTVKRCYKDRGVIGNLYRDGLEGLAAERSCRMKVCDCYIGYIHMPELQLEQVYGRGLLERIPYGIAEVSV; from the coding sequence ATGAATGCCGTTCTCTACTACCGGGGGTCCCTCACCTCATGCAACTATGACTGCCCTTACTGCCCGTTCGGCAAAACCAGAGACAGCGCAGCAACACTGGCCAAGGACCGCGAGGGCGTTGAAGCCTTTGTCCGGTGGGCAGCAGAGCAAGGCGCGGCTGGTCACCGGCTGTCTGTATTCTTTAATCCCTACGGCGAAGGCCTGATTCACCGCTGGTACAAGGATGCGCTGATCACCCTCTCCCGCCTCCCCCATGTGGACAAGGTAGCCATTCAGACCAATTTGTCGGCTAACCTTGCCTTTTTGCCGGAGCTGAATCCCGCTACAGCTGCTTTCTGGGCTACCTATCATCCGGGGCAGGTCAGTGAGGATACATTTCTGGCCCAGTGCACGGCTGTCCATCAGCAGGGGATTCCGCTTAGTGTGGGCAGCGTGGGCATCCGCAGCGCTTTTCCGGCGATTGCCTCACTGCGGGCTGCCCTGCCGCGGGACATCTACCTGTGGGTGAACGCCTACAAGGACAAACCGGATTATTATACACCTGAGGATCTCGCCTTCCTCGGCAGTATTGATCCGCATTTTTCTATCAACGCCGCCGACTATGACAGTCTGGGCAAAAGCTGTAACGCCGGCAAAAATGTATTCTATATCCAGGGAGCCGGAACAGTTAAACGCTGCTACAAGGACCGGGGAGTCATCGGCAATCTCTACCGCGATGGCCTTGAGGGCCTCGCCGCTGAACGGAGCTGCCGCATGAAGGTCTGCGACTGCTATATCGGGTACATTCATATGCCCGAGCTCCAGCTGGAGCAGGTATACGGCCGGGGTCTGCTTGAGCGGATACCTTATGGGATAGCGGAGGTGAGCGTATGA
- a CDS encoding STM4013/SEN3800 family hydrolase has product MTDMNDIVGTHDILMITLDTLRYDAAVLEEANCPNLCGTGSWEKRHTPGSFTYAAHHAFFGGFLPTPANTDKASHVRLFHSRNTGLKTHPHTWLFDTPDLVSGLAAEGYRTVCIGGVIFFTKKVPLARVLPAYFQHSYWRMTFGVTNPRSTEHQVNHALKVLDNTPLDERLFLFLNVSAIHGPNHMFLPGARRDSVDSQRAALRYADGELGRLFARLRERGNPVFCMAFSDHGTAYGEDGYEGHRLAHETVWNVPYREFIL; this is encoded by the coding sequence ATGACTGATATGAATGACATTGTCGGCACCCATGACATTCTGATGATTACACTTGATACCCTGCGCTACGACGCTGCTGTTCTGGAGGAGGCCAACTGCCCCAATCTGTGCGGCACGGGCTCCTGGGAGAAAAGACACACCCCTGGCAGCTTTACCTATGCAGCGCATCACGCCTTCTTCGGCGGCTTTTTACCGACTCCGGCTAATACAGATAAAGCTTCACATGTGCGGCTGTTCCATTCCAGGAATACCGGCCTGAAAACCCATCCTCATACGTGGCTGTTTGATACGCCGGATCTGGTATCCGGGCTTGCAGCCGAGGGGTACCGTACAGTGTGCATCGGGGGAGTTATTTTTTTCACCAAAAAAGTTCCCTTAGCCCGCGTCCTCCCCGCTTATTTCCAGCACAGCTACTGGCGCATGACCTTCGGTGTGACGAACCCCCGGTCTACAGAGCATCAGGTGAACCATGCCCTCAAGGTGCTGGATAATACGCCGCTGGATGAGCGTCTGTTCCTGTTCCTTAATGTATCTGCCATCCACGGGCCCAACCATATGTTTCTTCCGGGTGCCCGCAGGGATTCTGTGGACAGCCAGCGCGCCGCGCTGCGTTATGCCGACGGGGAGCTGGGACGTTTGTTCGCACGTTTGCGCGAGCGCGGCAACCCGGTCTTTTGCATGGCCTTCTCGGATCATGGCACAGCCTACGGCGAGGACGGCTATGAGGGCCACCGCCTGGCACATGAGACTGTATGGAATGTACCTTACCGGGAGTTCATCCTGTAG
- a CDS encoding STM4012 family radical SAM protein gives MTSTDYGLTPSLSSEEARRWKEQITAQPYRNYLYSYPHKTAYREFQPPVSLEQLWLNEPAETFFLYMHIPFCGARCGFCNLFTLPDKRDDVHERYVDALERQARQWSAFTGHKPFARFAVGGGTPTLLAAPQLSRLFRIAREIMGLDTSRASISVETSPETITEEKLSILKENTVDRVSMGIQSFVAAESAAIYRPQNPEVVYRALELLGQYDFPILNLDLIYGLPGQTVESWLYSLGQALLHEPQEIFIYPLYTREHTIVKPGDMQRQQDLRHECYTAACRLLAGHGYRQYSMRRFAKEEAGTDKSILDYSCQEEGMVGLGCGARSYTRELHYASRYGVSRKATESIIADYVSAERYDTADYGIMLSLAEQKRRFILKALLHSEGLRLADYSGRFSASLWDDHPELTLLLESGLGELQYDEQNVIHDGDQDEERQDERLEGLYSTKAKTREAGQDDWLGGRDGILRLTPEGLGYSDSIGDWFISGDIRDRMEGFILP, from the coding sequence ATGACATCCACTGATTATGGCTTAACACCGTCTCTCTCTTCGGAGGAGGCCCGGCGATGGAAGGAGCAGATTACTGCACAGCCTTACCGTAATTATCTATATTCTTATCCGCACAAGACCGCCTACCGGGAATTTCAGCCGCCTGTTTCTCTGGAGCAGCTATGGCTGAATGAGCCTGCGGAGACGTTTTTTCTGTATATGCATATTCCGTTCTGCGGCGCGCGCTGCGGCTTCTGCAACCTGTTCACTCTGCCGGACAAGCGTGACGATGTCCACGAGCGTTATGTGGATGCGCTGGAGCGGCAGGCGCGGCAGTGGTCAGCTTTTACCGGTCATAAGCCCTTTGCCCGCTTTGCGGTCGGAGGCGGTACGCCGACTCTGCTGGCTGCCCCCCAGCTCAGCCGCTTGTTCCGGATTGCCCGGGAAATCATGGGACTGGATACCTCCCGCGCCTCCATCTCGGTGGAAACCTCACCGGAGACGATCACGGAAGAAAAGCTCTCCATCCTGAAGGAGAACACCGTTGACCGGGTCAGCATGGGTATTCAGAGCTTCGTGGCAGCCGAATCGGCAGCTATTTACCGTCCGCAAAATCCGGAGGTCGTCTACCGCGCGCTGGAGCTGCTCGGACAATATGATTTTCCCATCCTTAATCTCGATCTGATCTACGGGCTCCCGGGCCAGACGGTGGAGTCCTGGCTCTATTCGCTGGGGCAGGCGCTGCTGCATGAACCGCAGGAGATTTTTATCTATCCGCTCTATACCCGTGAGCATACGATTGTTAAGCCGGGCGATATGCAGCGCCAGCAGGACCTGCGGCATGAGTGCTATACTGCCGCCTGCAGGCTTCTTGCCGGGCACGGCTACCGCCAGTACTCGATGCGCCGGTTCGCCAAGGAAGAGGCCGGCACGGACAAATCCATTCTGGACTACAGCTGCCAGGAGGAGGGCATGGTCGGCCTGGGCTGCGGAGCCCGCTCTTATACCCGGGAGTTGCACTATGCTTCCCGCTACGGGGTCAGCCGCAAGGCAACGGAGAGCATTATTGCAGACTACGTGTCAGCGGAGCGTTATGACACGGCGGATTACGGCATCATGCTAAGTCTGGCCGAGCAGAAACGGCGGTTCATCCTCAAGGCTTTGCTGCATAGCGAGGGGCTGCGGCTGGCTGATTACAGCGGACGCTTCTCAGCTTCGCTGTGGGACGACCACCCTGAGCTTACCCTGCTGCTTGAGAGCGGGCTGGGTGAGCTCCAGTATGACGAGCAGAATGTGATTCATGATGGGGATCAGGATGAGGAGCGGCAGGATGAGCGGCTTGAGGGCTTATACAGCACCAAGGCTAAGACTCGGGAGGCTGGTCAGGATGATTGGCTTGGGGGCCGGGACGGCATTCTGCGGTTAACTCCTGAGGGTCTGGGTTACTCCGACTCGATCGGTGACTGGTTCATCTCCGGTGATATCAGGGACCGCATGGAAGGATTTATCCTGCCATGA
- a CDS encoding nucleoside recognition domain-containing protein, protein MESPHVIKGPDALDSLLSAARNLADKGAIRDEIVTGIYGVSAGICREAVSYQDKKKLGSTYKLDRIVTSKVWGFPIMLAGLGLVFWITIAGANYPSGWLASFFGWIEGYLTAGFEAVSAPSWLHGVLVLGLYRGTSWVISVMLPPMMIFFPVFALLENFGYLPRVAFNMDRLFKKSGGHGKQALTMSMGFGCNAAAILSTRIIESPRERMLAILTNNFVPCNGRWPTLILLSSLFMVGASATGALRTFSTALVLMGIVLVGITVTLTVSWVMSKTMLRGVPTHYTLELPPYRRPQIWKTIVRSSKEKSLNVLTRAIIVAAPAGILTWILGNVVVGGDSVLNHMAAFFDPFAQMLGLDGFIIMAFILGLPANEIVLPILLMGYMSSGAMVDVEGIGSIKELFLSHGWTWLTALNMMLFSLLHYPCGTTLVNIYKETKSLKWAVLSAVIPLGIAVGVTFAIAQLARLFGWV, encoded by the coding sequence ATGGAGTCCCCGCATGTCATTAAAGGTCCGGACGCACTGGACTCCCTGCTCTCTGCAGCCAGGAATCTGGCCGACAAGGGCGCCATCAGAGATGAGATTGTCACCGGCATCTACGGGGTATCGGCAGGCATCTGCCGGGAGGCTGTCTCCTACCAGGATAAAAAGAAGCTGGGCAGCACCTATAAGCTGGACCGGATCGTCACCTCCAAAGTGTGGGGCTTCCCGATCATGCTCGCCGGACTTGGCCTTGTCTTCTGGATTACCATTGCCGGGGCCAACTATCCGTCCGGCTGGCTGGCATCCTTTTTCGGCTGGATCGAGGGGTATCTGACTGCCGGCTTTGAAGCCGTTAGTGCACCGTCCTGGCTGCACGGCGTACTGGTTCTCGGACTGTACCGCGGCACCTCCTGGGTAATCAGTGTCATGCTGCCGCCAATGATGATCTTCTTTCCGGTATTCGCACTGCTGGAGAATTTCGGCTATCTGCCGCGGGTTGCTTTTAACATGGACCGGTTATTCAAAAAATCAGGCGGGCACGGCAAGCAGGCCCTGACCATGTCCATGGGCTTCGGCTGCAACGCCGCCGCCATTCTCTCCACCCGGATTATCGAGTCGCCGCGCGAGCGGATGCTGGCTATTCTGACCAACAACTTCGTTCCGTGCAACGGGCGCTGGCCGACGCTGATTCTGCTCTCCTCGCTGTTCATGGTCGGTGCCTCGGCAACCGGTGCACTCCGCACCTTTTCCACTGCGCTTGTGCTGATGGGGATTGTGCTAGTCGGCATCACGGTTACCCTGACTGTATCCTGGGTCATGTCCAAAACGATGCTGCGCGGCGTCCCGACCCACTATACACTTGAGCTGCCGCCCTACCGCCGCCCGCAGATCTGGAAGACGATTGTCCGCTCCTCCAAGGAAAAATCGCTGAACGTGCTGACCCGTGCCATTATCGTTGCCGCTCCGGCCGGTATTCTCACCTGGATTCTTGGCAACGTGGTGGTGGGCGGAGACAGCGTGCTTAACCATATGGCGGCGTTTTTTGACCCCTTTGCCCAAATGCTCGGACTGGACGGCTTCATCATCATGGCCTTCATCCTCGGACTGCCTGCCAACGAAATTGTGCTGCCGATCCTGCTTATGGGCTATATGTCCTCAGGAGCCATGGTTGATGTTGAAGGCATCGGCAGCATTAAGGAGCTTTTTCTGAGCCACGGCTGGACCTGGCTGACCGCACTCAACATGATGCTGTTCTCCCTGCTCCACTATCCATGCGGCACCACGCTGGTCAACATCTATAAGGAGACGAAAAGCCTGAAATGGGCAGTGCTCTCCGCCGTTATTCCGCTCGGCATCGCTGTTGGTGTCACCTTTGCTATTGCTCAGCTCGCCCGCCTGTTCGGCTGGGTCTGA